A genome region from Brevinematales bacterium includes the following:
- the murA gene encoding UDP-N-acetylglucosamine 1-carboxyvinyltransferase, producing MDKLVVEGGIKLYGEVEISGAKNSVLPIISATILLEDDVIIHNVPDLEDVRVMKKLLEILGKEIKFSNGTMVIKSKTEEPYEAPYEIVKKIRASIAVLGPLLAKRRRARVSFPGGCAIGPRPVDLHIKGMRILGASVKVEHGYIVAETDGLTGGFVNMLGINGTSVVATENVMMAATLARGTTVIDNAAMEPEVVDLANFLIKCGAKIKGHGTNTIVVEGVKKLKGCEYTVIPDRIEAGTYILAGMMTGGEVLLRNVEPSHLTEPINVFRQMGARIETTKDTILVKGIDRYEPVNVVTLPYPLFPTDLQAQLMAVLTKSRGISVITERIFQNRFAHAAEMNRMGADITIENASAIIRGVEKLYSATVMASDLRGGAGLIIALLGAEGKGELLRLYHVDRGYERIEEKLSKLGAKVSREKADLI from the coding sequence ATGGATAAGTTGGTAGTTGAGGGAGGGATAAAATTATACGGTGAGGTTGAGATTAGTGGAGCTAAAAATTCAGTTCTTCCTATAATTTCTGCTACCATCTTATTAGAAGATGATGTTATTATACACAATGTACCTGATTTAGAAGATGTCAGAGTAATGAAAAAACTCCTTGAAATACTTGGTAAAGAGATCAAATTTTCCAATGGTACGATGGTAATAAAGAGTAAGACTGAGGAACCGTATGAAGCACCTTATGAGATAGTTAAGAAAATACGTGCTTCAATAGCGGTTTTAGGTCCCCTTCTTGCTAAGAGAAGAAGAGCTAGAGTTTCTTTTCCTGGTGGTTGTGCTATAGGACCTAGACCTGTTGATCTACATATAAAAGGGATGCGAATACTTGGTGCTAGTGTTAAGGTAGAGCATGGTTACATTGTTGCTGAAACTGATGGACTTACGGGTGGTTTCGTTAATATGCTTGGTATTAATGGTACTAGTGTTGTTGCTACTGAAAACGTTATGATGGCTGCTACGCTTGCTAGAGGAACTACTGTCATTGATAATGCTGCTATGGAGCCTGAAGTTGTAGATCTAGCTAATTTTCTCATAAAGTGTGGTGCTAAGATAAAAGGACACGGAACTAATACGATAGTGGTAGAAGGTGTTAAAAAGCTAAAAGGATGTGAATACACTGTTATACCAGATAGAATTGAGGCAGGTACTTATATTTTAGCAGGTATGATGACGGGTGGAGAGGTATTACTTAGAAATGTTGAGCCAAGCCATTTAACTGAACCTATAAATGTTTTTAGACAAATGGGTGCAAGAATCGAGACTACTAAAGATACTATACTTGTTAAGGGTATAGATAGATATGAACCTGTTAATGTAGTTACTTTGCCTTATCCTTTATTCCCAACAGATTTGCAGGCTCAGCTTATGGCTGTTTTAACAAAATCAAGGGGTATAAGTGTGATAACTGAAAGAATATTTCAGAATAGATTTGCCCATGCGGCTGAAATGAATAGAATGGGAGCGGATATAACTATAGAAAACGCTTCCGCAATAATAAGAGGTGTTGAGAAGCTTTATTCTGCTACTGTTATGGCTTCAGATTTGAGAGGTGGTGCAGGATTGATAATTGCACTTTTGGGAGCAGAGGGAAAAGGTGAGTTGCTTAGACTCTACCATGTTGATAGAGGTTATGAAAGAATTGAAGAAAAACTTTCTAAACTTGGAGCAAAAGTCTCCAGAGAAAAAGCTGATCTTATATGA
- the rpmE gene encoding 50S ribosomal protein L31, which produces MKKGIHPALKVSKVRCGCGNVIEILSVFDEEYIEVCSNCHPFYTGRKKIVDAGGRVDKFKKKYKVR; this is translated from the coding sequence ATGAAAAAAGGAATTCATCCTGCTTTGAAAGTCTCGAAGGTTAGATGTGGTTGCGGTAATGTTATTGAGATATTATCCGTTTTTGATGAGGAATATATAGAAGTTTGCTCAAATTGTCATCCCTTCTATACTGGTAGAAAAAAAATAGTAGATGCTGGTGGTAGAGTTGATAAATTCAAGAAGAAATACAAAGTTAGGTAG
- a CDS encoding ankyrin repeat domain-containing protein produces MKSEEFYLENILGATRNDELKTIEEIPISTLSEILKNEQSSKTLATHCASYGRTSIAKFLYSKGLNFKFKDDKNGQTPLHYAVGSGEYSMVEFLVDIGLDVNEKTSYGLTPLHIAVDRDNKKIVDLLLRRGARVDAVDFEGKTPLHIACINNFRRIAEILLKRGADINARDFQGWTPLHYAFYYNSSDVALPLISKGADSKNRDNSGMTPLHLACMRDNVDVIMATIKDVKDLGVMDGKGTPAIVLADIYRSTKVLDFVKSFEGGESLLSDAKIFYHMVRVFSGIQGTVRKITNPLGIYDSGSESTKSGIENSNIVDHLKETFTISESIKLDNGFRLTRISRRPNYIL; encoded by the coding sequence ATGAAAAGTGAAGAGTTTTATCTGGAAAATATTCTAGGTGCTACAAGGAATGACGAACTGAAAACTATTGAAGAGATACCTATCTCTACACTTTCTGAAATTCTCAAGAATGAACAATCTTCCAAAACATTAGCAACTCATTGTGCTTCCTACGGCAGGACTAGTATAGCCAAGTTTTTGTATTCAAAAGGACTTAACTTTAAATTCAAGGACGATAAAAATGGTCAGACTCCTTTACATTATGCCGTTGGTTCAGGAGAATATTCTATGGTTGAGTTCCTTGTAGATATTGGACTAGATGTTAATGAAAAGACAAGTTATGGTCTTACACCACTGCACATAGCGGTGGATAGGGATAACAAGAAGATAGTAGATCTTCTTTTGAGAAGAGGAGCTAGGGTGGATGCCGTAGATTTTGAAGGAAAGACACCACTGCACATAGCATGTATTAATAATTTTAGAAGAATTGCGGAAATTCTATTAAAAAGAGGGGCAGATATAAATGCTAGAGATTTTCAGGGGTGGACACCACTTCACTATGCGTTCTACTACAACAGTTCTGATGTTGCTCTTCCCCTTATAAGCAAGGGGGCAGACAGCAAGAATAGAGACAATAGTGGTATGACTCCACTGCATCTGGCTTGTATGAGAGATAACGTAGATGTTATCATGGCAACTATAAAAGACGTAAAGGATCTTGGGGTCATGGATGGTAAAGGGACGCCTGCTATAGTTCTGGCAGATATCTATCGTAGCACTAAAGTTCTTGATTTTGTAAAGAGTTTTGAAGGAGGAGAAAGTTTGTTAAGTGATGCAAAGATTTTTTACCACATGGTAAGAGTGTTTTCCGGAATTCAAGGAACGGTTAGGAAAATTACTAATCCTTTGGGTATCTATGATTCAGGATCGGAAAGCACAAAATCAGGCATAGAAAACTCTAATATAGTTGATCATCTCAAGGAAACCTTTACAATATCAGAGAGCATAAAATTGGATAATGGTTTTAGACTGACTAGAATTTCAAGAAGACCAAATTATATATTGTAG
- a CDS encoding diguanylate cyclase, protein MLEVKEFFLYTSKEKFLSNEYVKDIEKVYHEFIKGNKNAIKDKINLFRDTTRLVFGIEMSDKEVVYHWENIFDIRKGFPNYDIRIISFDYFLNNHKIYNPKIIEMEKFIGLLETMLQDSKTLAYNYNMMKILINYEIERIKRYSGYFSVILIDLDNFKYYNDTHGHRFGDEILSEFSKIVISNMRKSDLLFRYGGDEFVVFCPETKRIGARIVAERIREGVETYFKQKNIQITTSIGISSFPFDGENFDEIMNTADKMLYFSKSRGKNRITDRFDYVDQEDRRTSPRLTLEKPSKVFLRINNQIVEGALMDISKSGMLIKTNNTNYKDISIITLDKIMLGDSEFVLEVPVKVERCEGLFLAINFKDNKILETLVYLFDK, encoded by the coding sequence ATGTTAGAAGTAAAAGAATTTTTTCTTTATACTTCAAAAGAAAAGTTTTTATCAAATGAGTACGTAAAAGATATCGAAAAAGTATATCATGAGTTTATTAAAGGCAATAAAAATGCAATAAAGGATAAAATTAACCTTTTCAGAGATACTACCAGACTTGTATTCGGTATTGAAATGAGTGACAAAGAAGTAGTCTATCACTGGGAAAACATATTTGACATAAGAAAGGGATTTCCAAACTATGACATAAGAATAATAAGTTTTGATTATTTTCTCAACAATCACAAAATTTATAATCCAAAGATAATAGAAATGGAAAAATTTATAGGACTACTTGAAACAATGCTACAAGATAGTAAAACTCTTGCATACAACTACAACATGATGAAAATACTAATAAACTACGAGATAGAAAGAATTAAACGCTATAGTGGATACTTCTCAGTAATATTAATTGACTTAGATAACTTCAAATATTACAATGATACCCATGGACACAGATTTGGAGACGAAATACTATCAGAATTTTCAAAAATAGTTATCTCAAATATGAGAAAATCAGATTTGCTATTTAGATACGGTGGAGATGAATTTGTGGTCTTCTGTCCAGAAACTAAAAGAATAGGTGCAAGAATAGTAGCAGAACGAATAAGAGAAGGTGTTGAAACGTATTTTAAACAGAAAAATATACAAATAACAACTAGCATTGGTATATCTTCTTTTCCTTTTGATGGTGAAAACTTCGATGAAATAATGAACACCGCAGATAAAATGCTATACTTTTCAAAATCAAGAGGAAAAAACAGAATAACAGACAGATTTGACTATGTAGACCAAGAAGACAGAAGAACGTCACCAAGACTAACTTTAGAAAAACCTTCAAAAGTATTCCTAAGAATAAATAACCAAATAGTAGAAGGAGCATTAATGGATATTAGTAAATCAGGTATGTTAATAAAAACTAATAATACTAATTACAAAGACATTAGCATAATAACACTAGATAAGATAATGCTTGGTGATAGTGAATTTGTACTTGAGGTACCAGTGAAAGTAGAAAGATGCGAAGGACTTTTCTTAGCAATTAACTTCAAAGATAACAAGATATTGGAAACATTAGTTTACCTTTTTGACAAATAA
- a CDS encoding MoxR family ATPase has translation MVILNELKKEKSKIIVGQDDVFTKIVASLFAGGHVLMVGVPGLAKTLLANTVAKMFDLEFRRVQFTPDLMPADIIGFDIIEEDPETGKKVIKFHKGPIFTNILLADEINRASPKTQSALLESMQEKKVTTFGKTYILDDPFFVIATQNPLEQEGTYPLPEAQLDRFMIQINMRYPSFEEELEICKITPDISRITPIVDLKSFFEYQREIDKVFVSDKIVEYIVRIVRNTRPSDSDIPKVKEFVDWGAGPRASQHLLRISKSLAFLRGDKKVIKEYVDEIVFDVLRHRVILNYSAKIENVSPEDVILSVIQRVSSSI, from the coding sequence ATGGTGATACTTAATGAGTTGAAGAAAGAAAAATCCAAAATAATTGTAGGTCAAGATGATGTTTTTACTAAAATAGTTGCTTCTCTTTTTGCTGGTGGACATGTTTTGATGGTTGGTGTACCAGGATTGGCTAAAACGCTTTTGGCAAATACTGTTGCTAAGATGTTTGATCTTGAATTTAGGAGGGTTCAATTTACTCCTGATCTTATGCCTGCGGACATTATCGGTTTTGACATAATTGAAGAAGATCCTGAAACTGGGAAAAAAGTTATTAAATTCCATAAAGGACCTATATTTACAAATATTTTGCTTGCTGATGAAATAAATAGAGCATCCCCTAAAACTCAATCAGCTCTTCTTGAGAGTATGCAAGAAAAAAAAGTTACAACCTTTGGAAAAACTTACATACTTGATGATCCATTTTTCGTTATAGCAACTCAAAATCCACTAGAACAGGAAGGTACCTACCCATTGCCAGAAGCACAGCTTGATAGGTTTATGATTCAAATAAATATGCGATATCCTTCTTTTGAAGAAGAGTTGGAGATATGTAAAATAACTCCTGATATTTCAAGGATTACACCTATTGTTGACTTGAAATCATTCTTTGAGTATCAGAGAGAAATTGATAAGGTGTTTGTATCTGATAAGATTGTGGAATACATAGTTAGGATTGTTAGAAATACTAGGCCTTCAGATAGTGATATTCCCAAAGTTAAGGAATTTGTTGATTGGGGAGCAGGCCCTAGAGCTTCTCAACATCTACTCCGTATTTCAAAATCTTTAGCATTCTTAAGAGGAGACAAAAAAGTTATCAAAGAATATGTTGATGAGATTGTGTTTGATGTTTTGAGGCATAGAGTTATATTGAATTATTCTGCAAAAATAGAAAATGTATCTCCAGAGGATGTTATTCTATCTGTTATCCAAAGAGTTTCTTCAAGCATTTAA